The nucleotide sequence CATTCGGGGAGAGGAATCTCGCAAAATTTTGGAAAAATATGCGGAAAGCGAAAATATCAATCTTCATCAGGTGGCCGTTTCTCAATTAGGAGCAAAAAAAGATCCGGCAAGTGTTCCGATCCTTATTAGATTGCTGCAAGAAAATTCTCCGTTTCGAAACAGAAAGTTGATCATTTCCGCATTAAAATCCATAACAGGGCTAAAGTTCAACTCCAGGAACGAATGGGTCAATTGGTATATATTAGATTTTTCTAAAAATCATCCGTAATTTTCGAGAGACTTGATTGATTCGGATCTACTTTCCGCAATATTTTGTATCGAGTGATCTTAAATAAAAATCGATCCACCCGAAGGTAGCCTTCAAGTTGCCCCCAGAACTTTCAAGTGGATCGATCATAAAAATTTATCCGTTACAGGAAATAAAATACAGAACAACTGCAATCAAAGGAGGAAGTCCTTGGATAATCGCAGCCCTTGCCATTGCAGGTTTAGAAACTAACAACACAAGCCCTGCTCCGAAAACGGAAAGACAAGAGAATGCCAAGATCGCCGGAGCATAACCGGGATGGATCTCGAAAAAGATCGCTCCGTACAATGCTCCAATGGCAAGAAATAAATTATAAAAACCTTGGTTCAAAAAAACAGCCTTCATCGCCTCTGCCGTTTTTGTATCCGAAACTCCGAATCTTCTATGAATGCGAGGTCGCATCCATAATACACTTTCCATAATAAAGATCCAAACATGCAATAGGCCGACGATACCTGCCAAAATTCTTGCGGCTAAAATCATTACGTTTTCCCCCCGGATTAAAATCCCGGGGAGTTTTAATATATGATCCTTTTTTGTAAAGAGGATTCTTTTAAAAATTAACGTTTGTTCGGTAAAGAGCCATAAAAGAGGTGGATTGAACCGGATATAATGTACTTCTTCGATTTTCCCAGCGGAACTTTCTATAATTAATTTTGATTTAACCAGGACCAATTCCATGCATGAAAGGGAGAATGACGTAATGATCCGAGATCCATTATATTAATTATTTATGATTTAATATAAAATATTTCACATTTTCATCTTTACAACGTTTAGGAAATAAATTTCAATAGGTCCGAAAAATGGAAGTTTAAAGCACCGAATTTAAACATTCTATATGCAAAATTTTTGAAACACGCACTGTTTTGACCATGGCATTAAGATTAAACCTACATAATCCAATTTTGATCATAGAAGATCAGGAGGAAAATCGAGAATTGATCGCTAGATTAGCCAGAAGTTTCGGCGTGGAGGCGGATACTGCTCCAGACGGGAAAATCGGCAGCGAAATGGCCGAAAAAGCTGACTATTCCCTCTTTTTAGTCGATCTAGAAATGCCCGTAATGAACGGATTTGATTTTATCAAAAAGATACAAGAGAAAAAGCCCGAGTCTCTATTCATCGTAATTTCCGGGAACGATGTTCCTGAAATTATTATCGAAGTGATGAAGTTGGGGATTTTCGACTATCTTATCAAGCCGATCAATAGGGAAAGATTATACCAAGTCTTAAACAGGATTTCGGAATTTATACGCTTAAAGGAGAGTGAAAGGATCCTGATACAGGAGAACGAAGAACGTCTTAAAGCCCAACTGAATTGGATCCTGTACAAACAATCCTGGCTGACCGATCTGGAAAAGAATGTAGATCTTTCCAAAAGTACTCTCAATAATCTCAAACAAAGCTTTTTTAGCGGAGGAGGCTTCGGAGCAATCGTAAGTATAGTCGAAATGCTCCAGGCGAACGCTAAAAGGGAAGAATCGGGCTATAATTTCTCCTCAGACATTATAGAATTACTATTTGAGAATTCATTTTATGTGAAAAAAGGGCTTAGCTCTCTAGAAAAGAGTTTATCGATTCTCAACAAGGACTTCCAAAATTCCTTGAGAAAGACGAATAGTTCCGAGATCTATGATCTATTGGAAAAATCCAGATTACATTTGGAGAATTCCAACCAACAATATAGGGAAAAAAAGAACATATTCATCCCTCAAATAACGCCTCCTCCCAATGGGTTCAATCTAGATGTGGACGCGGAGTCACTTTCCAGAATATTCAGCGAATTGTTGGTAAATTCCCTGAAATATTCATCTAATAATTCTGTCATAAACATTTATCTTTCCGTTTCCGGGGGATACTTGAATATCAATCTGAAAAACGAATTCGATCTGCGATCGGTCCCAGGTATCCCTAAAAACAAAGAACTACTGGTCAAACAACCGTTCTATCGACTCGCGGGTTTCGTGGATGAAACCTTGGAAGGTGAGGAATATTTTACCGGTTTAGGGTTAACGATAGTCGATTTTGTAATAAAAAAACACGGTGGGATATTCAGCATACATAACGTTCTTGATCATTCTATAGGAGAAAAACCTGTAGAAGTAGTACTAGCCACAGTTTCTTTGCCTATTAAAAATTAGAACACGCTAATTCTATTATTCCAAACACGTAATCCTCATTTTCGGGAATCGTGTCTCCAAAAAGCAAATTATACAGAAAATGTTTCCTATTCATATAAAATGTTTGATACCAAATCAAAAGAATCCCTCGAAATATATTTCATACTTTGGAATAACAAACGAACGCCAAAAGGACATGACGTACTTTTCGAACAATCATACCTCACAAGGGATAAATCCAGAATGCAAATCAGACGAATTTTGCCTCATTTGACATTCAATGAACTTTAAATTAAATATTACAAAGGAAGCTATCGTTCATTCAGAAAATAATTGAGTCACGTTATACGGTTTCCAAGCAACCCGTTCTATAAAAAAATCATTCCGCAAAGAAATATTTCTATTAAACGAAATTTATTGAATGATTTTGCTTCTCCCATCGTCTATTTCATTCGGGAAAGTTAAGTAACAATCCTCTTCCGAAATAAAATCCGGAATAAGATCCAATTACATAAAGAGTATCTAATGCAACTCAATCGGATTAGATACGTAGACTCTGTCGAGTGTGAGGTATATTGTATGTCTAAAAAAATATTGATCGTAGATGATTCTCCTGCCCAGAGAAAATTAGTGAAGGTAACCTTGGAATCAAAAGGTTACGAAGTATTGGAAGCGGAGAATGGAGCTCAAGGTTTAGAGTTACTGAGCAACGATCTTAAGCTGGTCGTTTGCGATGTGAACATGCCTATCATGGACGGAGTAGAGTTCGTTGAAAAGGTCAAATCTTCCGGTAACTATCAGTTCCTTCCGATCGTAATGTTAACTACAGAATCCCAAACTGCAATGAAGGAAAAGTTAGTAGCTCAAGGGATACGGGCATGGATCACAAAACCTTTCAGTATGGACCAACTACTTTCCTCCGTTTCTAAATTAGTGGTTTAAAGAACAAACTTTTCATTTTGTCGATGGATATGAACCGTAAAAATAAAATAAAAATCAAGGGAGAATTAAGAGCTCGTAAGTTAGCTGCAATACGCTCCCGGCTCCTTCCATACACGGACACCGATCTGAGTTTGGATCTTTCTGAAATTAACGAGTTCGACACATCCTCTTTGCAATTTTTACTCTCAATACGTAAGGAACTTGAGGCAAACGGAAACAAACTAGTCGTGATGTCTCCTTCAGAATCTGTGGAAAGAATAATAAGATTTTATAATAAAGATTTTCTATTAGGTTCGTATCTCGGAACGGCAAACGAAGGAATAAACCATGGATCCTAGGGAAAAACCCGGCTTTACGGATTTCGTTTCCGAGACCAGGGACATGCTCGAGTCTCTCGAAAGAGACTTAGTTAAGATCGGTGAAGGGAACAGAGAAAAGGAACTACTGAATTCGTTATTCAGGTCGGTCCATACAATTAAAGGGACCGCCGGTATGTACGATTTCTCCAAAATTGCGGACTTCGTACATTTTTTAGAAGAAACCTTAGATAAGGTACGTTCCGGTAATTTGGAACCCTCAAGCAATCTGATCCGAATTATTCTACAATGTAAGGACCACTTATTTTTACGCTTGGAAAATTTCGAATTAGGAGAATTCGAAAGCGAGGAGATATTAAAAGAAGGTGAAAATCTTATTTTCGACCTTTCCAAACATAGCCCCGGCTCCCTAACTTCGGTCAAAATAACCCCCGAAAAAAATTCGGATAACGACAATTACAAAACTTGGAAGATATATATTTCATGCGGTAGTAATTTATTCGTTAACGGATTGGATCCATACCCTTTCCTAAGATATCTTTCGGAAAAAGGTACGTTAAGCGAGATCGTATTGGATGAAGAAAAGATCCCTAAATTTTCTGACCTGGAAGCATCCGGTTGCTTTTTCGATATAGAAGTTGTTTATAAGTCGGATCTTACTGAGGAAGAGATCCTAGAATCTTTCGAATTTGCCGGCTCGGATATGAAAATCCGACTCGAATCCGTTTCAGATCCTTCTTCTATTCACTCCGATCAAAATGGTATCACTTATCAAAACGGATTTCAGGAAAAATCGGAAACCGGGCCTAAAAATAAAAGTTCGGCCTCCAGAAGTATACGGGTCGATGCGGATAAGTTGGACTTAGTAGTAGATCAAGTGGGAGAAGTTGTAGTTATCTCTTCCGCCCTTCATCAGATAGCTCTAAACCTAAAGGACGAATTCTTAGAGGAACTCACGCATAGGATGTCTCGTCTCTTAGAAGAAATACGTTCCAATAGTTTAAAACTCAGAATGGTCCCCGTCCAAACCCTATTTAACAGGTATTCTAGAGTGGTCTTCGAACTGGGAAAACAAACCGGAAAATCCATCCGATTGGAGATCAGGGGCGGAGAAACCGAACTTGATAAAAACTTAATAGACAATCTAGTCGATCCGTTAACGCATATGGTCCGAAATTCTATAGATCACGGAATCGAGTCTTCGGAAGAAGAAAGGACAAGTTTAGGAAAACCTTCCGAAGCATTGATAATATTAGCTGCTTCGCATAAGGCCGGCGAGATCTTTATAGAGATATCCGATGACGGAAGAGGAATAGATCCCGAATCAGTCCTTAAAAAAGCGAAGGAGAAAGGCCTTTATAAGGAAGGAGATGCGATCAAAGAGGACCAGATCTATTCACTTTTATTCGAACCTGGATTTTCCACGGCTACAAGCGTAACCGAACTCTCAGGAAGAGGGGTTGGATTAGATGTGGTCAAAAAAAACGTAGAGTCGTTACGAGGTAGAATAGAGATCAGTTCAGAAAAGGGAAAAGGGACCACATTTAAGATCATACTTCCACTTACTCTCGCGAATATCGACGGATTCCTTTTGAGGATCGGAAAAAACAAATATGCGATCCCTTTAGACATGGTGAAGGAATGTATGGAATTCCATCCTAAGGAATTCCTAGTCGGAGAACAAAATTATATCAAGGTTCGCGACAAAGTCCTGCCTTGCGTTGATATGAACGACTGGTTCGGAGAACCGATAGGAACGGAAGGAAGAAGGAACCTAGTCATCGTAAACTCGGGGAATCTTCAAGCGGGATTGATCGTTAACGAACTTTTAGGTAGGATCCATTCCGTCATAAAACCGTTAGGCGGACTTTTTGAAGATGCCCAGGGTGTTAGCGGATTCGCTCTTATGGGAGACGGTTCCGTAGCAATGATTATAGATACGACAACGTTGCTTTCCAAAGTCAGGTTAAACAACGAAAACACACTAAACAATGAACTGAATCAGCAAATTACCAGCCTCTCGGGGGCTTCGAATTAATATTGACGTCCCAACCGGGAGTCGGAGGAAAAATATGAGCATTGCACAGAAGTTACTTGCAATTATTCTAATAGGTTTAGTCGGTCTTGGAATTATAGACGGACTTTCCATCTACCAGATGAATCGCATCCATAAAGACGGAAGTAGTTCGCCCTCTTCTTCAAATTGGGAAAACATATCGGCTTCTTTTTCGGAATTAAGGTCGTTGGTTCTCGAAAATTATTCGAATACGGATCAGAACCGTAGGTCGGAAATCGTGTCCCAAATCAGAAAAAATCGGGATACGATCTCTTCCTACTTATCCGAAAGTGCCGCTCGCGTCTCGGATAAAAAAGAGGAAGAACTGATCTCATCCGTTAAATCCTATACGGAAGAATATTTACAAACCTTCGCAAACGGGATCCTACTCGAAAACGCTAATACTTTAGAACAAAACGAATTCAAAGCTAAAGAAGAGATAGCAGCCAAGAAGTTTCTTACTTCTCTAAAAAACAGATCGGAATATGCCACAGCGTCCTTTAAACAAAAAGGGGTGGAAACCGAGTCTTCCGTTTTAAGCGTATCCATCCTATTGATCTCACTTTCGTTAGGAATAATAACGTTATTTGCCATTCTTAGTTGGAGGATCGGAATACAAATCCGCCAACAATTAGGCGGAGATTATTCTCTTTTGTCAAAGATAACGAAAAAGATCGCGTCAGGAGATCTATCTAGTGAGATCGATTTGGATCATTCGGATCAAAACGGTCTACTATTACAATTATCCGTGCTCCAAACATCTCTGAAGGACCTTTTATCTGAAATGTCGAAAATGTCCAAGGAACATGAAGCCGGGGATATCGACGTTAAGATCGACAGTTCTAAGTTCAAAGGTGCCTTCAAAACCATGTCCGAAGGTATTAATGATATGGTCTTTGCTCATATCGCCGTTAAGAAAAAGGCGATGGAGTGTTTCAAACAATTCGGCGAAGGAAATATGGATGCCGACATCGAAAAACTTCCCGGTAAAAAACAATTTATAAACGAGACAATCGATCAAGTCAGAGCGAATATCAAAGGGCTAATAGCCGAAATGTCA is from Leptospira sp. WS58.C1 and encodes:
- a CDS encoding DUF1304 domain-containing protein, which gives rise to MILAARILAGIVGLLHVWIFIMESVLWMRPRIHRRFGVSDTKTAEAMKAVFLNQGFYNLFLAIGALYGAIFFEIHPGYAPAILAFSCLSVFGAGLVLLVSKPAMARAAIIQGLPPLIAVVLYFISCNG
- a CDS encoding response regulator is translated as MALRLNLHNPILIIEDQEENRELIARLARSFGVEADTAPDGKIGSEMAEKADYSLFLVDLEMPVMNGFDFIKKIQEKKPESLFIVISGNDVPEIIIEVMKLGIFDYLIKPINRERLYQVLNRISEFIRLKESERILIQENEERLKAQLNWILYKQSWLTDLEKNVDLSKSTLNNLKQSFFSGGGFGAIVSIVEMLQANAKREESGYNFSSDIIELLFENSFYVKKGLSSLEKSLSILNKDFQNSLRKTNSSEIYDLLEKSRLHLENSNQQYREKKNIFIPQITPPPNGFNLDVDAESLSRIFSELLVNSLKYSSNNSVINIYLSVSGGYLNINLKNEFDLRSVPGIPKNKELLVKQPFYRLAGFVDETLEGEEYFTGLGLTIVDFVIKKHGGIFSIHNVLDHSIGEKPVEVVLATVSLPIKN
- a CDS encoding response regulator, whose protein sequence is MSKKILIVDDSPAQRKLVKVTLESKGYEVLEAENGAQGLELLSNDLKLVVCDVNMPIMDGVEFVEKVKSSGNYQFLPIVMLTTESQTAMKEKLVAQGIRAWITKPFSMDQLLSSVSKLVV
- a CDS encoding lipid asymmetry maintenance protein MlaB yields the protein MNRKNKIKIKGELRARKLAAIRSRLLPYTDTDLSLDLSEINEFDTSSLQFLLSIRKELEANGNKLVVMSPSESVERIIRFYNKDFLLGSYLGTANEGINHGS
- a CDS encoding chemotaxis protein CheA, which codes for MDPREKPGFTDFVSETRDMLESLERDLVKIGEGNREKELLNSLFRSVHTIKGTAGMYDFSKIADFVHFLEETLDKVRSGNLEPSSNLIRIILQCKDHLFLRLENFELGEFESEEILKEGENLIFDLSKHSPGSLTSVKITPEKNSDNDNYKTWKIYISCGSNLFVNGLDPYPFLRYLSEKGTLSEIVLDEEKIPKFSDLEASGCFFDIEVVYKSDLTEEEILESFEFAGSDMKIRLESVSDPSSIHSDQNGITYQNGFQEKSETGPKNKSSASRSIRVDADKLDLVVDQVGEVVVISSALHQIALNLKDEFLEELTHRMSRLLEEIRSNSLKLRMVPVQTLFNRYSRVVFELGKQTGKSIRLEIRGGETELDKNLIDNLVDPLTHMVRNSIDHGIESSEEERTSLGKPSEALIILAASHKAGEIFIEISDDGRGIDPESVLKKAKEKGLYKEGDAIKEDQIYSLLFEPGFSTATSVTELSGRGVGLDVVKKNVESLRGRIEISSEKGKGTTFKIILPLTLANIDGFLLRIGKNKYAIPLDMVKECMEFHPKEFLVGEQNYIKVRDKVLPCVDMNDWFGEPIGTEGRRNLVIVNSGNLQAGLIVNELLGRIHSVIKPLGGLFEDAQGVSGFALMGDGSVAMIIDTTTLLSKVRLNNENTLNNELNQQITSLSGASN